The Candidatus Hydrogenisulfobacillus filiaventi sequence GCGTCAGCACAATGCGGCTCACCTCATGGTTGCGCAGGGCCCGCACCGCCATGGCCACCGCCAGGTAGGTCTTACCTGTCCCGGCCGGGCCCACCCCGAATACGAGCTCATGGGTGCGGATGGCCTCGATGTACAGCTGCTGCCCCACCGTGCGCGGCCGCACCGGCTTGCCCTGCCCGGTGGTCAGGACCGTCTCCGTCAACAGGTGGCGGAACTCCCGCTGGGACCCCTCCTGGACCGCCGCCGCTGCTGCCCGGACCACTTCCGGCCGGACCGCCTCGCCGGCATATGCCCACTCCGCCAGGAGGTCAAGCGCCTCCCGCACCTGACTCTGGGCTTCGTCGCTGCCGGCGATGGCCACCATGTTGCCGCGGGCGGTCAGCCGCACCCCGAAGGCATCCTCCAGGATCTTCAAGGTCTCCTCGCCCCGCCCCAAAAGCGTGCTCGCGGCCCGGTTGTCCGCGATGACCCATTGTTGGGTAGGTGGCAATCCCCGCCCTCCTGTCCGTGCTTCCCTGCGCGCCCGTCCGGCCGGAAGCGGGCGCCGTTCCGCTATGGCGCGGGCCCTTCGCCGGGCCCGATGGCAATCTGCTCCTCCACCACCCAGGTCAGCCGGACCTCCACCGCCTCCCGACCCCGGAGGATACGGCGCTCGCGCGCCACCACCCGCGGGGAGGCGGGGGCCGCCTCCGCCAGGCGCCGGTTGAGCTCCGCCTCCGCCCGGGCCAGGGCCCGGGCCGCGGCCGCCTGGGGAGGAAGGCGGACGGTCTTCGGCACCATCTGTCTATATAATACCGTAATCCACGCCCCTGCGAGCGGCTGGCCCCGCCAGGACCAGGGCCGCACCACCGTCTCCGCCTGCCAGCGGACAAAAGGCACCGGGCCGGGAGCCGGCAAGGGGTAACGGTGCCCATCCCACTCCACCGCATAGCGCCGCACCAGGCCGGGCCCCGGCACCCATTCCGTGGCCCGGAGCGGCTGGCGCACCACCGCCCGCAGCGGCACCCGCGCCCACACCTCCCCGCGGGCGGGGGTCTCCTGCCCGCTGCCGATCCCGGTCGGCACCCCTTCAATCACGGTCTGCCCCCGGCGCACCGCCTCGCCGGGCCGGACCGCCGGCCGCCCCATGAACACCTCCACCCGGGTGACGGTGCCGCCGGTGCGCGCCACCAGCCGCGGCGGCAGCCCCGCCGCCGGTGCCGGTACCAGCGGCAGCACCCGTACCGTGGCCTCCACCCCGTGCAGTTCCACCCCTACCCAGGCCGCGCGCGGCAATGCCGCCAGCATGCGCCGCGCCACCCGGCGCGGCTCCACCGCCCCCGCCGGCACCCCCGGCCGCAAGCCGGCGGCGGCCGCAGCCGCCAGGACCTGCGCCCGTTCCCCGCCGCTCAGGCCGGGGGTGGCCACCACCCAGACGTGGCCGGCCAGCCACCAGCCCAGGACCGCCGCCGCCGCCGACCCCGCCGGCAGGAAGGGCCGGCGGCCGAGGTCCCGCAGCCGGAAGGGCAGGCCACCCCGGTCCCCGAACCGCACCGAAACCCGGTAGCGCCGGCGCAGCTCCGGCAGCAGCCGCACCGCCGCCAGGGGCAGGGTGAAGCTCAGGCCGTCCGGTTCCCGCAGCACGCGGTACAGGCGCAGGCCGCGGGCGGCCAGGGCACTGACCAGGGCCTCCGGCGCTGGGGGGCGCCCCCGCACCTGCACCCGCACCCAACCGCCCCAGTAGCGGCCCGCTGCCCCGCTCATCACCGCTTGCGCGCCTCCAGAAAGCGCACCGCCTGCACCTGGCCCGTCACCAGCACCTCGCCCCGGTCGATCCAGCCGATGGCGAGGTCCCGCCCTTCAATCAGCACCCGCCCCTCGTCGGTGGCCAGCACCAGGCGGGTAGGCAGGAAAAACTCCAGGCCCCGGTGGTTCTCCAGCCGCAGCTGGAGACGGCCCACCAGTTCCACGCGGGGCACGTTCAGGAACACCTCGGGGGGCACGTCCAGCACCCGGCTGAGACGGGCCCAGGTCCCGGTTCTGCCCGCCGTCGCCAATCGGCATCCCCTCCCCCCGGCCCCGCTTACCGCCGCCGGGATATGCTATGCGCCCCCCGATGCCGCCATGCCGGCGGCAGGAACCGGCGCCGCGACGGCGAATTGGCGCAAGGATGCAAAGGGAGGGGATGGGGGTGGACCCGCAGGCGATCCTGGAAGGGACCCTGGGCGGCAGGTGGGACTGGGAAGAGCTGGAGGCCCGGGCCGCGGCCCTGGTGCGCCCCCCCGTGGAGCGGCGGGTGGGGATCCTGCCGGTGCCGGCGCCGCGCCGGCGGGGTGCGCCCCCCGCCCCCGATGCGGCCGCGGCTGCCCTCCCTCCCGGGGCGGAGGTGGTAGAGCCGGGGGGCATCCCCGCCCCCGGCCTGGAGCCCGCCTACTGGGCGGCCTGGGCCCGCGCCGCCGGACAACGGGCGCTGGTGCGGGGCTTTCCGGTCCCCGCCTGGGCCACCTGGGCCGGGGCCGGAGGGGGGGCCCTGACCGACCTGGCCGCCCGCCTGCGCCAGGCCGGGGTGCGGGAGCTGGCGCCGGCACTCTTACAGCCGGCCCACCTGACCCTGGCCCGCCGCTTGACCGCCGCCGGCCTGGTCCCGGCCGTCGCCCTCCCCGTCGACGGCAGCCGGCCGGCGCGGGCCCTGGCCGACACCCTGCGCGAGCTGGCCGCCCCCGGCGCCCCCGCCTGGGTGCGCCTCCGCCTGGAACCCTGCCGGCAACCGGGCCGGGAACCGCCCCTGGCCCTGCTGGGCCGGGCGGTGCTGGCCGCCCGCCTGCTGCTGCCGGTCGCCGAGCTGGCGGTGCGGGCGGAGCACCTGGATGCCGACGCCCGCTGGGTGCTCAACCGCCTGGGCGCCCAGGCCTTTGAATCCCTGCCCGGCGGGGAAGGAGGGGAACCCCGGTGAGCCGTCCGCCGCTTTTCTGGCTGCCCACCTGCCGCGGGCTGCCGCCCGCTCCGCCGCCGGGCCGTCCGCCCCGCTGGCCTTATGCCTGGAGCGACGACCCCCGGGCAGCGGGGCGCGCCGCGGTGCTGGCCTGGGCCGGCCCCCCGGAAGCGGGGCCGGGCCCCGGTCCCTGGGTGCTGGCCATCCGCGGTCATGACCCCGCCGCCTTCGCCCGCTGGCGCTGGTCGCGACAGGCAGGGCGTCCCGCCGACTGGGAACTGCCCTGGCCACGCGGAGCCGGTGACTCCGGCTGGGCGGTTCTGGACCGCTTCCTGGCCGAAGCCGGCCCGGCCGACCGCCTCATCTGGTACCGGGACCCCGGCTGTCCCCTGGAGCCCCTGGCCCGCGCCCTGGGGGAGATCCTGGCCGTAACCCCCGCCGGCTGGACGCCCTGGCTCGCCCTTGAGACCCTGGGCCCCTCCGCGGCCGAGTACCTGACCGCCCGTTTCCCGCGCGTGCAGCTGGCCCATCCCGGCTGGGAGGACCTGCCTCTCTTCGCCCGTGCCGGCGCCGGGAGCGGGCGGCCGGTGCTGGTCTGGCCCCGCCTGGGCGGCCGCCCCCGGCCCCTGGACCTGGCTGTGCGGCCCTACCTGCCCCCCGCGCCGTAAGGCACCAGCGCCCGGCCCACCGCCCCCGGGGGCAGCGACCAGCGCAACTCGCCCCCGAAGGTCCCTGCGGCGGGGGCAAACCAGAACCCCTGGCTGAAGCCGTCCTGGATGAGCAGCCAGCCCCCGGCCTGCCCGGCCGGCCAGGGGGTCTGTGCCGGCGGGGCAGGCCAGGATAGGGCCGGGGCGGTGGCTCCCGGCCGCTCCAGCCCGGCGGCGGTCAGCACCCAACCCGGACGGCCCCCTACCGCCAGCGGCGTCAGGACCGGCGGCGCAGCCGGCCCCAGGTGCAGAGGCCCCCGCAGGGGAACCCGGGCCAGGCGGATATGGCCGGCCCCCGCCCACAAGGGCACTAGGAAGGCCCGGCCGTTCCAGATGGCGGTCCCCACCGGCGGGACCGGCAGACGCCGCCGCCAGCCCGCCCCGGCCCCGCCCAGCAGCAGTAGCACCCCGCTGCGCGGGCGGGTGAGGAGCGCGGCGGGATGCCCTCCGGGCCCGGCAAAAAGGTAGGGAATGCCGGACGGCAGGCGGCGGGGGGCCATCCCGCCGGCCTCCACCGTCTCCGTCCGCCGGGCCGGGCAGGCCTCCAGACGCCAGAGCCGGCGGCGGCCCCGCGCCACTCCCATGAGGGCGCAGCCGGAAGGGGCGGTTGCCAGGGTCCGCAGCCGGCCGGGCCGCCACCACAGCAGGCGGCGGCCGGTGGCCACCGCCACCCCGCCCCGCCAAGCCACCGCCAGGTTCCAGGGTCCGGCCAGGCCCAACCGTCCCAGCCGCACCGGCGCGCCCCGCGGACGCCCAGCCGCGCTCAAGGGCTGCAGCCACAAGCTGCCGCCCCGGCTGTAAAGGGCCGCCGCCCCGGGAGGAGCCGGCACCGGAGCCGACCCCGAGCAGGCCAGAAGCCCCACCACCGCGGCCCCCAGCGCCGCCAGCCGCCGCCAGGTCACACCCGTCCCTCCTGCCTGCGAACCGTCCCTCCTCCCGGTGTACCCGGGGCGGGGCGATCCTAAGCAGGGACAGCAAAAAACCGCCCGGCATTCAGCCGGGCGGCTGTCGGCGGCAGGGCTAGCCGCCGAGACGGGCCTTGACCAGATCGGCCACCGCCTTGCCGTCGGCCCGGCCGCGGGTGCGGGGCCGCAACCAGCCCATCACCTTGCCCATGTCCCGGGGCCCGCTGGCCCCGGTCTCCGCCACCGCCTCCTCCACCAGGGCCTCCAGTTCAGCGGGGGAAAGGGGGGCGGGCAGGTACTCCTCCAGGATGGCGATCTCGGCCTCCGCCTGCTCCACCAGGTCCGGCCGATTACCGCGCCGGAAGTCGGGGATGGCATCCCGCCGCTGTTTGATTTCCTTGCTCAATACGCCGACAATGCCGTCGTCGTCGAGGGAGGTTCGGGTGCCTTTGGTCTCCTCGGCCAGGATGGCGGCCTTGACGCCCCGGATTACCGCCAGCCGCCGCTGGTCCTTTGCCCTCAGCGCAGCCTTCAAGTCCTCGTCCAGGCGTTCCCGCAGTCCCAACCGACTCACTCCTGACCGTTGGCCTTTAGCGCGCCTTCTTGCGCCGCGCCGCTTCCGACTTCTTCTTGCGGCGGACGCTGGGCTTCTCGTAGTGCTCGTGCCGGCGCGCCTCTGCCAGCACCCCAGCACGCTGGATCTGCCGCTTGAACCGGCGCAGGGCGCTGTCCAAGCTTTCGTTCTTGCCTACCTTGACCTCGGCAGCCACGGGATTCCCTCCCCTCGCACCCGATCGGCTCGGGGTGAAAGTTCTTTTCATGATACTGGATACGCGAAGGGGTGTCAAAGGGCGCCACCGGGCGGAGGACCGGCTTAA is a genomic window containing:
- a CDS encoding conserved protein of unknown function (Evidence 4 : Unknown function but conserved in other organisms), whose product is MGLRERLDEDLKAALRAKDQRRLAVIRGVKAAILAEETKGTRTSLDDDGIVGVLSKEIKQRRDAIPDFRRGNRPDLVEQAEAEIAILEEYLPAPLSPAELEALVEEAVAETGASGPRDMGKVMGWLRPRTRGRADGKAVADLVKARLGG
- a CDS encoding protein of unknown function (Evidence 5 : Unknown function), which gives rise to MSRPPLFWLPTCRGLPPAPPPGRPPRWPYAWSDDPRAAGRAAVLAWAGPPEAGPGPGPWVLAIRGHDPAAFARWRWSRQAGRPADWELPWPRGAGDSGWAVLDRFLAEAGPADRLIWYRDPGCPLEPLARALGEILAVTPAGWTPWLALETLGPSAAEYLTARFPRVQLAHPGWEDLPLFARAGAGSGRPVLVWPRLGGRPRPLDLAVRPYLPPAP
- a CDS encoding putative stage IV sporulation protein (Evidence 3 : Putative function from multiple computational evidences) — translated: MMSGAAGRYWGGWVRVQVRGRPPAPEALVSALAARGLRLYRVLREPDGLSFTLPLAAVRLLPELRRRYRVSVRFGDRGGLPFRLRDLGRRPFLPAGSAAAAVLGWWLAGHVWVVATPGLSGGERAQVLAAAAAAGLRPGVPAGAVEPRRVARRMLAALPRAAWVGVELHGVEATVRVLPLVPAPAAGLPPRLVARTGGTVTRVEVFMGRPAVRPGEAVRRGQTVIEGVPTGIGSGQETPARGEVWARVPLRAVVRQPLRATEWVPGPGLVRRYAVEWDGHRYPLPAPGPVPFVRWQAETVVRPWSWRGQPLAGAWITVLYRQMVPKTVRLPPQAAAARALARAEAELNRRLAEAAPASPRVVARERRILRGREAVEVRLTWVVEEQIAIGPGEGPAP
- a CDS encoding conserved exported protein of unknown function (Evidence 4 : Unknown function but conserved in other organisms) produces the protein MTWRRLAALGAAVVGLLACSGSAPVPAPPGAAALYSRGGSLWLQPLSAAGRPRGAPVRLGRLGLAGPWNLAVAWRGGVAVATGRRLLWWRPGRLRTLATAPSGCALMGVARGRRRLWRLEACPARRTETVEAGGMAPRRLPSGIPYLFAGPGGHPAALLTRPRSGVLLLLGGAGAGWRRRLPVPPVGTAIWNGRAFLVPLWAGAGHIRLARVPLRGPLHLGPAAPPVLTPLAVGGRPGWVLTAAGLERPGATAPALSWPAPPAQTPWPAGQAGGWLLIQDGFSQGFWFAPAAGTFGGELRWSLPPGAVGRALVPYGAGGR
- the rpsU gene encoding ribosomal protein S21 (Evidence 2a : Function from experimental evidences in other organisms; PubMedId : 12682299, 22720735, 23002217, 25035996; Product type s : structure); protein product: MAAEVKVGKNESLDSALRRFKRQIQRAGVLAEARRHEHYEKPSVRRKKKSEAARRKKAR
- the phoH gene encoding phosphate starvation-induced protein (Evidence 2a : Function from experimental evidences in other organisms; PubMedId : 12762842; Product type ph : phenotype); translated protein: MPPTQQWVIADNRAASTLLGRGEETLKILEDAFGVRLTARGNMVAIAGSDEAQSQVREALDLLAEWAYAGEAVRPEVVRAAAAAVQEGSQREFRHLLTETVLTTGQGKPVRPRTVGQQLYIEAIRTHELVFGVGPAGTGKTYLAVAMAVRALRNHEVSRIVLTRPAVEAGEKLGFLPGALEEKVDPYLRPLYDALFEMLGSEAALRYRERGQIEVAPLAYMRGRSLTQSFIILDEAQNTTHEQMKMFLTRLGQGSRAVVTGDLTQVDLPRGTASGLATASRILARVPGIAVVTLDHRDVVRHPLVAAIVAAYEAAEAADREGNDR
- a CDS encoding protein of unknown function (Evidence 5 : Unknown function); this translates as MGVDPQAILEGTLGGRWDWEELEARAAALVRPPVERRVGILPVPAPRRRGAPPAPDAAAAALPPGAEVVEPGGIPAPGLEPAYWAAWARAAGQRALVRGFPVPAWATWAGAGGGALTDLAARLRQAGVRELAPALLQPAHLTLARRLTAAGLVPAVALPVDGSRPARALADTLRELAAPGAPAWVRLRLEPCRQPGREPPLALLGRAVLAARLLLPVAELAVRAEHLDADARWVLNRLGAQAFESLPGGEGGEPR
- a CDS encoding Sporulation protein, which gives rise to MATAGRTGTWARLSRVLDVPPEVFLNVPRVELVGRLQLRLENHRGLEFFLPTRLVLATDEGRVLIEGRDLAIGWIDRGEVLVTGQVQAVRFLEARKR